TCAACCTCGTCGGCGGCCAGGACGAGCTGGTCTTCGACGGCGACTCGCTGGTCGTCGACGCGGCCGGCGAGGTGCTGGCCAGGGCGCCGCAGTTCGAGCAGGGCTGCCTGCTGATCGACCTCGACCTGCCGCGGGCGACCGCCGAGGCGGGCGGGGCGACCCACATCGTCGCGGACGGCCTGGAGGTCAGGCGCACCGTCCTGTCGGAGCAGCCGCTCCCGGCCCCGGAGCGGCCGGTCGTGCCGGGCCAGGCGCGTCGGCTGGACGAGCTGGAGGAGATCTACGCCGCGCTGGTCTGCGGGGTGCGGGCCTACGTGGAGAAGAACGGCTTCAAGTCCGTGCTGATCGGCCTCTCCGGCGGCATCGACTCGGCGCTGGTCGCGGCGATCGCGGTGGACGCGATCGGCGCGGACAACGTCTTCGGTGTCTCGATGCCGAGCGCGTACTCCTCCCAGCACTCCCGCGACGACGCGGCCGAGCTGGCCGCCCGCACCGGCCTGCACTACCGGACCGTGCCGATCGCGCCGATGTTCGACGCCTACATGGCCTCGCTGGGCCTGACCGGGCTGGCCGAGGAGAACCTGCAGTCGCGCCTGCGCGGCACGACGCTCATGGCGATCTCCAACCAGGAGGGCCAGCTGGTGCTGGCCCCGGGCAACAAGAGCGAGCTCGCCGTGGGCTACTCCACGCTGTACGGCGACTCGGTCGGCGCGTTCGGTCCGATCAAGGACGTCTACAAGTCGCTGGTCTTCCGCCTGGCCCGCTGGCGCAACGACGCCGCCCGGGAGCGCGGCGAGACCCCGCCGATCCCGGAGCACACCATCTCCAAGCCGCCGTCGGCGGAGCTGCGCCCAGGCCAGATGGACACGGACTCCCTGCCCGACTACGCCATGCTGGACGCGGTCCTGACGGCCTATGTGGAGCAGGACCGCGGCCGGGGCGAGATCGTCGCGGCGGGCTTCGACGCGGCACTGGTGGACCGGGTGATCCGGCTGGTCGACACGGCGGAGTACAAGCGCCGGCAGTACCCGCCGGGCACGAAGATCTCCTCCAAGAACTTCGGCCGCGACCGCCGTCAGCCCATCACCAACCGCTGGCGCGAGAGCTGACGCGGCGACGGTCAGGGGGGCGGACGGTCAGGCAGCGGTGACGAGGAGTCGGCTGCGGCGTGCCGGATCTGCGCGTCCTCGTGGAACACCCGCCGGCTTCCCGAGGAGGCGAGCCGGCGGTCGAGGGTGAGCGCGGTTTCGAGCGCGGTGCGCGTCTCGGGAGCGAGCCGGCCGATGTCCGTCAGACCGTCGGGCGCGGCGCAGGAGCGCGCGGGCAGAAGCGGTCCGTGGCGCCCAAGCGGTTTTCAGAGCTCGAAGTGGGCCGCGATCGGGAGGTGGTCGCTGCCGGTCTGCGGGAGGGTCCAGGCGGAGGTGGGGGTGATGCCGCGGGACATGATCTGGTCGATGCGGGCCGTCGGGAAGGAGGAGGGCCAGCTGAAGCCGAAGCCGTCGCCCGCGCTCCCCTGCGCGGAGCGCAGCTGCATGGTGATCGGGGCCAGCGCGCGGTCGTTCATGGTGCCGTTGAGATCGCCCAGCAGCAGGACCCGCTTCAGCGGCTCCCTGGTCAGCGCCTCGCCCAGCGCCTCCGCGCTGTGGTTGCGTTGGTTCGCGGTGAAGCCCCCGTCGAACTTGACGCGGACCGAGGGCATGTGGGCGACGTAGACAGCGAGGGGGCCGTTCGGCGAGTCGACGGTGGCCCGCAGGGCGCGGGTCCAGCCGATCTTGATGTCGACCGGCCCCGTGTCCGTCAGCCGGTACTTGGACCAGAGGCCGACCGTGCCCTCGACGACGTGGTAGGGGTAGGCGCCGTCCAGCTTCTGCCGGATCGTCGGGAGCTGGGCGCCGGTGATCTCCTCCAGCGCTATGACGTCGGGCTTCGCCTGCATCAGCGTGTCCATGGAGGACCCGACGTCCTGGTTGGTGGCGCTGATGTTGTGCTGGACCGCGGTGAAGTCGTAGCCGCCGCCGCTCTTGTCGGTGACCAGCGAGCCGAACATCATCACCCAGATCAGCGTCGGCGCGAGCAGCGCCGCCAGCGCCGTGGCGGAGCGGCGCAGCAGCGCGAGGACCAGGAGCACCGGGACGGCCAGGCCGAACCAGGGCAGGAAGGTCTCCATCAGGCTGCCGAAGTTGCCGACGTCGTCGGGGACCTGCCGGTGGAAGGCGAGGATCGCGGCGGTCAGCAGCGCCAGTCCGGCAAGGACCCAACCACGGCTCCAGGTGGATCGGCCCCTGCCGTCCCGCCCGCGCCAGTGGAGATCCCCGATGCCGAATGCCATGCGCCGTTCCTCACCCTTTGCCTGGTTTGCTGCGGTTCAGCCTATGGGTGGGAAGACGCCGGGCGGGGACGTCAGGTTCCCTCGGCGAAGGTGTGAGTCGGGTGAGCGGCCAGGCCGGAGAGCAGCGCGTCCACCATCGTCGCGGCGAGGTCGGGATCCTCGACCGAGGCGTCCGGATGCAGCACCGACCGCGACAGCATCGGGCCGACGACGAGCTCGCCGAGCAGGTCGGGGTCGAGGTCGGCGCGCAGCTCGCCGCGCCGCTGGGCCTCGGCGATCCGCTCGCGCAGGAGCGCGCGGCGGGGGGCGATGACGGCCTCGTGGTAGCGGCTGTAGAGGGCGGGGATGGCCCGGATCTCCGCGCCGATCATGGCGAGGTCGGTGCCGGAGCGGCGGTTCACGGCGTTCAGCCGGATGCTCTCCAGCACCGCCACCAGCGTGTCGCGGATCGAGCCCTGGTCGCAGACCGGCTCGACCTTGGACTCCAGCTTCACCAGGAGATGCAGCAGCAGCGCGTCCTTGTCGGGCCAGCGGCGGTAGATCGTCGCCTTGCCGACGCCCGCCTCGGCCGCGATGGCGTCGATGCTGAGGCCGGCCAGGCTGGACCCGCGGGCGAGCAGCCGCAGCATGCCCTCCAGGATGGAGGTCTCGACCGCCTCGTTGCGGGGTCGGCCCCGCCGGACGGGCGCTGGGGCGGCGGGCTGACGCTCGCCGATCTCACGGCTGATCAGGTGCTCGAACTCGCTGTCGACCGCGCTGCTGCTGCTCACCGCCCCATCCTCCCTCACTCCGCTTGGACCCCGGTAGTGTCGCCCGGCGCGGGGGACGGCTGCGCGTCCGCGGGCGCCGGGCCGTCCTTGGGCGCCATCGCCCCGCCGTAGGAGGCGGACTTGCCGGGCAGGAACAGCAGCGCGACGACCAGGCCGAGCGCCGCCGCGGCCGCGGCCGCCAGCGAGGTGGTGTGCATGGCGTCGATGAACGCGCTCTTGGCAGGCTCCACGACGCCCGCCGCCGACGGGCCCAGCTTCTCGGCGATGCCGAGCGTGCCCTCGATGGACTCCCCCGCCGCGCCGCGCAGCGCCGGGGGCACCGTGCCCAGGTGGTCCTGGACGCCGCTGCGGTAGGTGGTGGAGAGCAGCGCGCCCAGCACCGCGACGCCCAGCGAGCCGCCGACCTGCCGGAAGGTGTTGTTCACCGCCGAGCCGGAGCCGGCCTTCTCACGCGGCAGGCTGGCCATGATGGTGACCGAGGCGGGCGGCATGACCAGCGCCATGCCCGCGCCCTGGACGAACGCGACCACCTCGAGCACCCAGATGCCGGTGTGCCGGCCGAGCGCCAGGAAGCCGACGAAGGCCACCGCGATCAGCGCCATGCCGAGCGCGACCGTGGCCTTGACGCCGAAGCGGTCCACGACCAGCCGGGCGCGCGGCGAGAAGATCAGCTGCGCGACGGCGAGCGGGAGCAGCAGCAGACCGGCCTGCAGCGGGCTGTAGCCGCGCACGCTCTGAATGTAGAAGACGCCGAAGAACGTGACGCCCATCAGCGCGAAGAAGGCCAGGCCGATGGCGACGACGGACGCCGAGAAGTGCTTGTTGCGGAACCAGGAGATGGTCAGCACCGGGTTCCTGGCCCGGCGCTGGTAGAACACGAAGGCCACCAGCACGAGCACGCCGGCCAGCATCGGGACCCAGCTCTCCGTGGCGCCGAAGTCGGCGTCCTGGCCGCCCTTGATGATGCCGTAGATCAGCGCGACCAGGCCGACCATGGAGAGCAGCACGCCCAGCGGGTCGAGCTTGCCGGGCCTCGGGTCGCGGGAGTCGGGGACCAGCACGACCATGCCGATCAGCGCGGCCACCACGATCGGGACGTTGACCAGGAAGACCGAGCCCCACCAGAAGTGGGCCAGCAGCAGGCCGCCCGCGATCGGGCCGATGGCGATGGCCAGGCCGACCGCGCCGGACCAGATGCCGATGGCCTTCGGGTGCTCCTCGCGCTCGAAGACGTTCATGATGATCGCCAGCGTGGCCGGCAGCACGAAGGCGCCGCCGAAGCCCATGGTGGCGCGGAAGGCGATCAGCTCGCCGGGGCTGCTCGCCATGGAGCAGAGCAGCGAGCCGAGGCCGAAGACGACCATGCCGAAGAGCAGGACCTTCTTGCGGCCCAGCCGGTCGCCCAGCAGACCGGCCGTGAAGAGCAGGCCGACGAAGACCAGGGTGTAGGAGTTGATGGCCCATTCGAGCTGGCTCTGGGTGGCGCCCAGGCCGACCGGGGCGGGGGTGGCGATCGTCTTCATCGCCACGTTGAGGATCGAGTTGTCCAGCACCACGACGAGCAGGCTGAACACCAGAACCGTGAGGATCGCCCAGCGGCGCCTGTGGATGGCCTCGGGCACCCGGGGCGGCGCGGCGACAGCGGCAGTGGTCGTCATGGCAGCAGCGTAGCGCGATTTTCGATACGAGAACGTCTCGTATCGAAAACGAGACCGGATCCCTCGGCGAAACCACCCGGCAAGGTGATCTGCGCGACTCGCGCGCCCCCTCCCTTCCCCTTTCCCTTGCTCACGGCGACGTGCCAGCATGGACGTGATCCGGGGACGCCGAACGGCGCCACGAGACGACACACAGGAGACACGTCATGCAGAACGGTTCGCTTCCGCCTGCCCCGAAGGACTCCGCGCCCACCTCCCTCTACGGCGGCGTGACCTCGCGCCGGGTGACCGTGCGCGACCTGGCCGCCGCCAAGCTGCGCGGCGAGCGCTGGGCCATGCTCACCGCCTACGACGCGCTGACCGCGGGCGTCTTCGACGAGGCCGGCGTGCCGGTTCTGCTCGTCGGCGACTCCATGGGCAACTGCCACCTCGGCTACGACACCACCGTGCCGGTCACCATGGACGAGATCGCGATGCTCTCCGCCGCGGTCGTCCGCGGCACCAAGCGGGCGCTGGTCGTCGCGGACCTGCCGTTCGGCAGCTACCAGGAGTCCCCGGCCCAGGCGCTGCGGAACGCGGTGCGGCTGATGAAGGAGGCGGGCGTCCACGCGGTCAAGCTGGAGGGCGGCGAGCGCTCCGCGCCGGCCATCGAGATGCTGGTGCAGGCCGGCGTGCCGGTCATGGCCCACCTCGGGCTGACCCCGCAGTCCGTGCACGCGCTGGGCGGCTACCCCGTCCAGGGTCGCGGCGACGAGGCCTCGCACCAGCTGCTGCGCGACGCCAAGACGGTCCAGGCGGCCGGCGCCTTCTCCGTGGTCCTGGAGGCCGTCCCGGCCGAGCTGGCCGCGCAGGTCACCGCCGAGGTGCACATCCCGACGGTGGGCATCGGCGCGGGCGTCGGCTGCGACGCCCAGGTGCTGGTCTGGACGGACATGGCGGGCATGACGGCGGGCCGGGTGCCGAAGTTCGTCAAGCAGTACGCGAACCTGCGGGCCGAGCTGGGCCGGGCGGCGCGCGAGTACATCGACGACGTGCGCGCCGCGACCTTCCCGGCCGAGGAGCACAGCTTCCACTGAGCACGGCACACCGGCGCGGCCCGGCCCCGCCGGGCCGCGCGTGACGCCGTGACGGCGCGCTGACGGAGCTCTGACGGAGCCGCGTCGGCGCGCCCCGGCAGAGTCCTCGGCATGGAGCTGAGGCAAGAACCGACGAACGCCGCCACCGCGCACACCGCCGTCTCCGTGCGCGGACTGGCCAAGCACTACGGCGCGACCAGGGCCCTCGACGGCGTCGACCTCGACGTCGCCGAGGGCACCGTCATGGGCGTGCTCGGCCCGAACGGCGCGGGCAAGACCACCCTGGTCCGGATCCTCTCCACACTGATCCGGCCCGACGCCGGGCGCGCCGTCGTCTCCGGCTGGGACGTCGAACGCCAGCCGCGGCAGCTGCGCCGCGCGATCGGCCTGACCGGGCAGTACGCCTCGGTGGACGAGCTGCTCTCCGGCTACGAGAACCTCTACCTGATCGGCCGGCTGCTGGACCTGAGCGCGAAGGGCGCCAAGGCTCGCGCCGAGGAGCTGCTGGAACGTTTCTCCCTCACCGACGCCGCGCGGCGTCCGGCCCGCACCTACTCCGGCGGCATGCGCCGCAGGCTGGACCTGGCCGCCTCGATGATCGGGCGCCCGCGCGTCCTCTTCCTCGACGAGCCCACCACGGGCCTCGACCCGCGCACCCGCAACGAGGTCTGGGGGGAGGTGCGGCAGATGGTCGGCGAGGGCTCGACGGTGCTGCTCACGACCCAGTACATGGAGGAGGCGGAGCAGCTCGCGCAGGACCTCACCGTCTTCGACCACGGCAGGGTCATCGCGGCTGGCCGCGTCGACGCGCTCAAACGCCAGGTCGGCGAGCAGACCCTGACGATCCGTCCGGCCCGGCCCGAGCAGCTGGACGCCATGGTCCGCTGCCTGACCGACCGCGGTCTGGCCGCGAGCGCGACCGCCGACGGCCTGGTCAGCGTCCCGGCCGGGGACGAGGAACGGATGACCGCCGTCGTGGCGGCGCTCGGCGGCTCCGGGCTCGGCATCGCCGGCCTGGAGACCCGGCTGCCCAGCCTGGACGAGGTCTTCCTCGCCATCACCGGCGTCCCGGCGGACGCCGCGAACCAGCACGTTTCCGCGCCGACCCTGGAGCCCGTCGCATGAGCGTCTACGCCTCACCCCTGCTCGACCAGCGGATCAGCCTGCGCGCCAGCGCGCACCACGTCGGCGCGCTGACCCGCCGCAACCTGATGCGCATCAAGGCGGACCCCGAGTCCATGCTCGACGCCCTGCTGATGCCGATCCTGTTCACGGTGCTATTCGTCTACGTCTTCGGCGGCGCCGTCTCCGGCAACTCGCACAACTACGTCCAGTACATGGTCCCCGGCATGCTCGGGCAGATCGGCATCAGCCTGGCCATGGCCGTCGGAACCGGCCTGAACAGCGACTTCACCACCGGCGTGATGGACCGGTTCCGCACCCTGCCGATCGGCAGGGCGTCCGTCCTGGTGGCCAAGCTGCTGGCGGAGAGCTGCCGCTCGGCGGTCTCCCTGGTGATCCTGCTCGCCTTCGCGATGTGCCTGGGCATGCGGGTGCACACTGGTCCGCTGCAGTTGCTCGCCGCGCTCGGGCTGGCGATGGCCTTCGGGACCGGCATGGTCTGGGTCTCCATGCTGCTCGGCATGTCTCTGAAGAACCCGCAGTCGGTGCAGGGCGTGGGGATGCTGATCATCATGCCGCTGCAGTTCGGCAGCTCGACCTTCGCCCCGGTCCGCTCGATGCCTGGCTGGCTGCAGGCCTTCACCTCGTACAACCCGCTGTCGGCGCTCGCGGACTCCAGCCGGGCGCTGATCAACGGCAGCGAGGTGCTGCACCCGGCGCTGAAGGTGCTCGCCTGGTCGGTCGGGCTGACGCTCGCCTTCGCGCCGCTGGCCGTGGCCCGCTTCCGCAAGCGGACCTGAGCCCCCGGCCCCGCGCGGTTCGGCCCGGCAGGTTCGACCCGACAGGTTCGGCCCGGCAGGCTCAGGCCAGCATCAGCCGCACGGTCGCCTCTGCGTCCAGGGCCGCGCCGGCCGCGTACGCGGCCTCGAAGCCCGCGTCGCCGAGCAGCTCGCGCAGGCCGGCGACGGTCTCGTCGAGGGCCGCACGGTCGAGATGGTGCGCGGCCGAGCGCGTCTGCAGCCGGTCGAAGGCGCCGATCAGCATGGCCGCCGTGACGGCGGGGCGTTCCTGTCCCGCCGTCACGGCGCCCGCGCGCTCGCACCGCAGCAGGGTCGAGGCCAGCGCCGGGATCAGGACCAGCGGCAGCTGCTCGGCGACGTAGGGCGCCAGCGGGTGCGTCCGCATCTCGGCCAGGCCCGTGCGGATCCGCAGCAGCCCCTCCGCCGGCCGGCCCTCCATCGCGTCGACCGCGCCCAGCATGCCGGTGATGAGGCCGTTGAGCATGGTGCCGAAACCCTGCCCGTCGTGGTCGGGCAGCAGGCCCTCCAGCAGGGCGCGGGCCTCGGGCAGGCGCTTCTGCCGGGTGCGCAGCCCGGCCAGCAGCATCGTGCCGAAGAGTCCGGCGCCCTGCCCGGCCGCACCGTAGGCGACGGCGTCACCGATGCCGCCCTCCAGTTCCGCCTCGCCCTCGTCGAAGCGGCCCAGGCCGAGCAGCGCGTCGCCGAGCCTGACCCGCAGGACCGGCAGCGCCTGGTCGGCGCCGATCTCGCGGGCCAGCACGATCGCCTCCCGCGCGCAGCGCACGCCCTCGGCGAAGTCGCCGTTGAAGTTGGCGACCTCGGCCTGTCCGGCGAGCGCCTCCGCGCAGCCCCAGCGGTCGCCGAGCCGGGTGAAGATCGCCAGGCTCTCCACCGCGTCGTCCGCGGCCTGCGGCCGGCTGTCCGGCACGTCGTTGAGCAGCTTGGAGCGGACCTGCAGCACGCAGGCCAGCTCCCAGTCGCGGCCGAACCCGCGACAGCCCTCGACCATCGCGTCGATCGTCGGCCGCAGCTGGACCAGCAGTCCGGCGAACATCAGCACGTAGACGCGCTGGATCGCGGGCAGCCTGGAGGACTGCGGGAGCGCGTCGGGATAGGCGTCGACGATCTTCTCGCCGAGGATGCGCATCGCCGGCTCCGGATCGCGGCCGAAGTCGCCGTCGGTGGAGAGGAAGGAGGTGACGGCCGCCGCGCGGCGCGCCTCCTCCAGCACCGGCCGCGGCCACGGCGGCGGCAGGTCCGCCGGCCCCTCGGGCACCGGCACCGGCTCGGCGTCGAACGGGTCGCAGGGAACCAGGGTGAGCACGGCCCCGCACCAGGCCGCCGCCTCCGCGCGCTGGTTGCGCAGCATCCAGTACCAGCTGAGGCCGAGCAGCAGGCTCAGTGCCTCCTGCTCCTCCCCCGCCTCGATCGCGCGACGCAGCGCGGCGCGGAGGTTGTCGTGCTCGGAGTCGAGCACCGCCAGCGCCTCCAGTTGCGCGCCGGAGCGCAGCAGCGGGTCGGTGGTGCGGGCGAGTTCGCGGAACCAGCGCAGATGGGCGACGGCCAGGGCGTCGCGCTCGCCGGAGTCGCGCAGCCGCTCGGCCGCGTACTCGTGGATGGTCTCCAGCATCCGGTAGCGCGGCGCGGGCCCGGAGAGATCGGCCTGCACCAGGGACTTGTCGACGAGCGAGAGCAGGTGGCCCGCGACCTCGTCCGCGGAGATCTCCACACCGTCGGCGCAGATCGGCTCGGCGGCCTCCAGGGTCCAGCCCCCGGCGAAGACGGAGAGCCGGGCGAGCAGGGTCCGCTCCTGGGGCTCCAGCAGCTCCCAGCTCCAGTCGACGACGGCGCGCAGCGTCTGCTGCCGCGGCAGGTCCGTTCGGTTGCCGCTGGTGAGCAGCGCGAAGCGGCGGTCGAGCCGGTCGGCGAGCCGACGGGGCGTCAGGCCGCGGAGTCGGGCCGCGGCCAGCTCGATGGCCAGCGGCAGCCCGTCCAGGCGGCGGCAGATCTCGGCGCAGGCGGCCGGGTCGTGCGCGGGGTCGGCCGGATCGAATCCGGGGCGGGCCGCCGCGCCGCGATCGGCCAGCAGCCGCAGCGCGTTCGGGTC
This genomic interval from Streptacidiphilus rugosus AM-16 contains the following:
- a CDS encoding ATP-binding protein, with protein sequence MRFGILGSTTVTGDDGEPVALPGARLRALVAALALREGRPAQAWALIEEIWAESPPADPQDALQTLVARLRRAVGAERVGSGPEGYRLRGGDTDVTAFRALVAQAAATDDPATGPAAASTLLRSALALRRGPALADLPSRDDAARRLDAEYAAAHRALLGAELALGRARAVLPELAELLAAEPLDESLQELRLRALRAVGRTPEALLAYEAFRRRLADSLGADPGPALRALHAELLAPREAPAATAASRPTPPKPPTPPPSAAAVRPAGNLRARLTSFVGREDELAALRASLPQARLLTLTGPGGTGKTRLAQQAAESVAHAYPDGVWMVELAPLDDPRAVVDAALGALGLRVTRLPLGRAEALAAGAVAEPETPLQRLLEHCASRTLLLVLDNCEHLVQAAAEFAAQLVAACPGVTVLATSREPLGVAGETVRPVGPLPDPNALRLLADRGAAARPGFDPADPAHDPAACAEICRRLDGLPLAIELAAARLRGLTPRRLADRLDRRFALLTSGNRTDLPRQQTLRAVVDWSWELLEPQERTLLARLSVFAGGWTLEAAEPICADGVEISADEVAGHLLSLVDKSLVQADLSGPAPRYRMLETIHEYAAERLRDSGERDALAVAHLRWFRELARTTDPLLRSGAQLEALAVLDSEHDNLRAALRRAIEAGEEQEALSLLLGLSWYWMLRNQRAEAAAWCGAVLTLVPCDPFDAEPVPVPEGPADLPPPWPRPVLEEARRAAAVTSFLSTDGDFGRDPEPAMRILGEKIVDAYPDALPQSSRLPAIQRVYVLMFAGLLVQLRPTIDAMVEGCRGFGRDWELACVLQVRSKLLNDVPDSRPQAADDAVESLAIFTRLGDRWGCAEALAGQAEVANFNGDFAEGVRCAREAIVLAREIGADQALPVLRVRLGDALLGLGRFDEGEAELEGGIGDAVAYGAAGQGAGLFGTMLLAGLRTRQKRLPEARALLEGLLPDHDGQGFGTMLNGLITGMLGAVDAMEGRPAEGLLRIRTGLAEMRTHPLAPYVAEQLPLVLIPALASTLLRCERAGAVTAGQERPAVTAAMLIGAFDRLQTRSAAHHLDRAALDETVAGLRELLGDAGFEAAYAAGAALDAEATVRLMLA
- a CDS encoding ABC transporter permease translates to MSVYASPLLDQRISLRASAHHVGALTRRNLMRIKADPESMLDALLMPILFTVLFVYVFGGAVSGNSHNYVQYMVPGMLGQIGISLAMAVGTGLNSDFTTGVMDRFRTLPIGRASVLVAKLLAESCRSAVSLVILLAFAMCLGMRVHTGPLQLLAALGLAMAFGTGMVWVSMLLGMSLKNPQSVQGVGMLIIMPLQFGSSTFAPVRSMPGWLQAFTSYNPLSALADSSRALINGSEVLHPALKVLAWSVGLTLAFAPLAVARFRKRT
- a CDS encoding endonuclease/exonuclease/phosphatase family protein, with protein sequence MAFGIGDLHWRGRDGRGRSTWSRGWVLAGLALLTAAILAFHRQVPDDVGNFGSLMETFLPWFGLAVPVLLVLALLRRSATALAALLAPTLIWVMMFGSLVTDKSGGGYDFTAVQHNISATNQDVGSSMDTLMQAKPDVIALEEITGAQLPTIRQKLDGAYPYHVVEGTVGLWSKYRLTDTGPVDIKIGWTRALRATVDSPNGPLAVYVAHMPSVRVKFDGGFTANQRNHSAEALGEALTREPLKRVLLLGDLNGTMNDRALAPITMQLRSAQGSAGDGFGFSWPSSFPTARIDQIMSRGITPTSAWTLPQTGSDHLPIAAHFEL
- a CDS encoding MFS transporter, coding for MTTTAAVAAPPRVPEAIHRRRWAILTVLVFSLLVVVLDNSILNVAMKTIATPAPVGLGATQSQLEWAINSYTLVFVGLLFTAGLLGDRLGRKKVLLFGMVVFGLGSLLCSMASSPGELIAFRATMGFGGAFVLPATLAIIMNVFEREEHPKAIGIWSGAVGLAIAIGPIAGGLLLAHFWWGSVFLVNVPIVVAALIGMVVLVPDSRDPRPGKLDPLGVLLSMVGLVALIYGIIKGGQDADFGATESWVPMLAGVLVLVAFVFYQRRARNPVLTISWFRNKHFSASVVAIGLAFFALMGVTFFGVFYIQSVRGYSPLQAGLLLLPLAVAQLIFSPRARLVVDRFGVKATVALGMALIAVAFVGFLALGRHTGIWVLEVVAFVQGAGMALVMPPASVTIMASLPREKAGSGSAVNNTFRQVGGSLGVAVLGALLSTTYRSGVQDHLGTVPPALRGAAGESIEGTLGIAEKLGPSAAGVVEPAKSAFIDAMHTTSLAAAAAAALGLVVALLFLPGKSASYGGAMAPKDGPAPADAQPSPAPGDTTGVQAE
- a CDS encoding NAD+ synthase produces the protein MTGFRLALNQIDATVGDIDGNAELIVRWTRHAAEQGAHLVAFPEQALTGYPVEDLALRPSFVEASRSALVTLAARLETEGLGGTPVVVGYLGKSLTASTRLGLPAGSPQNCAALLHQGEVVTRLAKHHLPNYGVFDEFRYFVPGDTLPVVRLHGVDVALAICEDIWQNGGRVQAARQADAGLLLVINASPYEADKDDARLALVRRRAAEAGCTLAYVNLVGGQDELVFDGDSLVVDAAGEVLARAPQFEQGCLLIDLDLPRATAEAGGATHIVADGLEVRRTVLSEQPLPAPERPVVPGQARRLDELEEIYAALVCGVRAYVEKNGFKSVLIGLSGGIDSALVAAIAVDAIGADNVFGVSMPSAYSSQHSRDDAAELAARTGLHYRTVPIAPMFDAYMASLGLTGLAEENLQSRLRGTTLMAISNQEGQLVLAPGNKSELAVGYSTLYGDSVGAFGPIKDVYKSLVFRLARWRNDAARERGETPPIPEHTISKPPSAELRPGQMDTDSLPDYAMLDAVLTAYVEQDRGRGEIVAAGFDAALVDRVIRLVDTAEYKRRQYPPGTKISSKNFGRDRRQPITNRWRES
- the panB gene encoding 3-methyl-2-oxobutanoate hydroxymethyltransferase codes for the protein MQNGSLPPAPKDSAPTSLYGGVTSRRVTVRDLAAAKLRGERWAMLTAYDALTAGVFDEAGVPVLLVGDSMGNCHLGYDTTVPVTMDEIAMLSAAVVRGTKRALVVADLPFGSYQESPAQALRNAVRLMKEAGVHAVKLEGGERSAPAIEMLVQAGVPVMAHLGLTPQSVHALGGYPVQGRGDEASHQLLRDAKTVQAAGAFSVVLEAVPAELAAQVTAEVHIPTVGIGAGVGCDAQVLVWTDMAGMTAGRVPKFVKQYANLRAELGRAAREYIDDVRAATFPAEEHSFH
- a CDS encoding daunorubicin resistance protein DrrA family ABC transporter ATP-binding protein; translated protein: MELRQEPTNAATAHTAVSVRGLAKHYGATRALDGVDLDVAEGTVMGVLGPNGAGKTTLVRILSTLIRPDAGRAVVSGWDVERQPRQLRRAIGLTGQYASVDELLSGYENLYLIGRLLDLSAKGAKARAEELLERFSLTDAARRPARTYSGGMRRRLDLAASMIGRPRVLFLDEPTTGLDPRTRNEVWGEVRQMVGEGSTVLLTTQYMEEAEQLAQDLTVFDHGRVIAAGRVDALKRQVGEQTLTIRPARPEQLDAMVRCLTDRGLAASATADGLVSVPAGDEERMTAVVAALGGSGLGIAGLETRLPSLDEVFLAITGVPADAANQHVSAPTLEPVA
- a CDS encoding TetR/AcrR family transcriptional regulator encodes the protein MSSSSAVDSEFEHLISREIGERQPAAPAPVRRGRPRNEAVETSILEGMLRLLARGSSLAGLSIDAIAAEAGVGKATIYRRWPDKDALLLHLLVKLESKVEPVCDQGSIRDTLVAVLESIRLNAVNRRSGTDLAMIGAEIRAIPALYSRYHEAVIAPRRALLRERIAEAQRRGELRADLDPDLLGELVVGPMLSRSVLHPDASVEDPDLAATMVDALLSGLAAHPTHTFAEGT